The DNA segment GGCGACCGCCGGACGGATTACGCGAACAGCGTTCGAGCCGACGCGATCACGCGGTAGCCGACGCCGTAGCCGAGCAGCGCGGGCGGGATCGCGGCGACGAGCGTGCGCGGCCACGAGGTCCCGTGGACGACCCGGAAGCCGATCAGCAGCAGGGCCGCCGCGTACGCGCCGCAGGCGATCCGCAGCGCCGGGACCGGCGGCCCGGCGAGCGCCATCGGCGAACTGGCGTACGCGACGACCTGCACGGTCTCGCTGACCCCGCCGCGGTCCCGTAGCGAGAGCCCGCCGTCGATCTCGACGCTGGCGAGGATGACGCTCACCGTCGCGACAGCCGCGGTCAGGTGGAGCCCGACCGGGGCCGCGAGCGCGATCACGACGAGGAAGGCGACGAACGCGGAGACCGGCACCGAGGCGACCACTCCGGGGACTGCGGCGGGGTCCGCGACCATCCAGCCGAGCGCGAACGCGCCGGCGACGGCGACGGCGAACGTCAGCGCGGGCGCCTGGTCGCCGGGCGCCACGCCGTTCGCGAAGAGGCGACGCGGCCGGACGAGGGCCTCGACCCAGGCGCGAGCGAGCCCGCGCGGTCCCCGCGCTCGCCCGCCGACCGGGTCCTCGGTCCAGTGTGTCACGCCCGCCCTTCGTCCGGGTGGGATAACGGGGTTCCGGTTCGGGAGCGGTCCGCGCGGCTCCCGGCGCCCGCGGGCGGTCATCGAGGAGGGGATCGCGGCCGAGGCGCCGCCGCTCGGGCGAGGTCGGCGTCGGCATCCGCCCGTTCTCCCGTCTGATAAGCGGCGGGTAAACCCTTATACCGGGGCGCGCGGAGCGGTAGCCGAATGCGCGCCTTCCGGAGCGACGAACGGGGGTTCACCCCGATAGCCGGCACGGGGCTGCTCGTCGGCGTCGTCGTCCTCCTGCTGGCGATCGTGGGTGCCGCGATGTTCGGCCTGATCGACGGGGTCGCGCCGCCGGACGCGGAGTTCCAGGTCGAGCGGGATGGCGGCGACCTCGTCGTCGTCGCCGCCGGCCCCGAGCCCGTCCCGGCCGAGGAGCTGTACGTCCGCGGCGAGGACCCCGACGGCGAGGTCGAGTTCGGCGCGTGGCCCGGCGACGGGGTCGTCGAGCCCGGCGACCGCGTGGTCGTCCCGAACGCGACCGGGAACGAGCAGTTCGACGTGGTGTGGGAGCCGGTGGCGTTCGACACCCGCGAGACGCTCGGCAGCTACGACGGCGAGGATTCGGCGATAAGCGAGTGGGCCGAGGAGGGCGGGGCCGGCGCGGACCCGCTCGGCGGCGGTGGCGGCGGGTTCTGACGGACACGGAGACGAATCGAGCCGAGCCGCGCTCGCTACTCCACCGACACCCACTCGCCGCGCTCGTCGGAGCGCTCGATCGCGTCGAGCGTCTTCTGGACCTCGTACCCCTCCGCGAACGACGGGGAGAACTCGCCGCCCTCGGCGACCGCCGAGAGGAACTCGTAGTTCTCGTGGACGAAGGTGTGCTCCCACCCGATGACGTGTCCGGGGGGCCACCACCGGTCGACGTACGGGTCCGTCTCGTCGGTGACGAGCACCGTCTGGTAGCCGCGGTCGCCCTCGCGGAGCACCTCCAGCTCGTTGAGCCGCTCCAAGGAGAACTTCAGGCTCCCCTTCGAGCCGTGGACCTCGACCGCGTGGTCGTTCTTATGGCCGGTCGCGAACCGGCTCGCCTCGAACGTCCCGATCGCCCCCGACTCGTAGGCGACCTGCGCGGAGTAGGCGTCGTCGACGGTCACGTCGCGGTACTCCGCCACGTCGCGCTCACCGCCGTCGTTCCCGCCCTCGCCGTCCTCGTAGACGGGCCGCTCGTCGACGAACGTCTTCAGGTGGCCGGAGAGCCGGTCGATCCCGCCGACCTCGTCGCCGACGAGGAAGTCGGCGAGGTCGATCGTGTGCGCGCCGAGGTCACCGAGCGCGCCGGAGCCCGCCATCTCGGAGTCCATCCGCCACGCCCACGGCGCGTCGGGGTCCGCGAGCCAGTCCTGGAGGTATCGCCCGCGGATCTGTCGGATCTCGCCGAGTTCGCCGTCCTCGATCAGGCCCTTCGCGTAGCGGATCGCCGGGACGAATCGATAGTTGAACGCGGTCCCCGCGGGGACGTCGGCGTCGGCGGCGGCGTCGCGCATGGCCGCCGCCTCGTCCAGCGTCGGCGCGAGCGGCTTCTCGCAGAGGACCGGGACGCCCGCCTCGAGGGCCGCGATCGACGGCTCCGCGTGGACGTGGTTCGGCCCGAGGTTGTAGAAGACGTCCACCTCGTCGAGGGCGTCCTCCCAGTCGGTCGCGGTGTGCGCGAAGCCGAACCGCTCCGCGGCCTCGGCGAGCGCCTCCTCGTCGCGCCCGACGAGCGTATGTCGCTCGACCGCGGGCGCGTCCGGGAAGAACATCGGGAGTCTCGCCAGCGCGTTCGCGTGCGCCTTGCCCATGAACCGATACCCCAGCACGCCGATCTTGAGTGGCTCTCGTGTCATCGTGATCTCGCCCTCCGTCTTACTCCGCCCAGTAGGCGTCGCCCGGTCGCGTCTCGAAGACGGCGCGGTCGAGCACGTCGACCGCCTTCTCTAACCCCTCGCGCGAGGAGGTGAGCGAGTCCTCGTGTTCGATCGAGAGCGCGCCCTCGTAGCCGACCATCCGGAGCGTCGAGACGACGTCCTTCCAGTGGCCCTCGTCGTGGCCGTAGCCGATCGAGCGGAACAGCCACGAGCGGTCGGGTTCCTCGGTGTAGCTCGTCGTGTCGAGCACGCCCTTCACGCGAGCCATGGAGTCGTACACCTTCGTGTCCTTCGCGTGGAAGTGGTGGATCGCGTCGTGATCGCCCAGAAAGCGGATCGCCTCCGTCACGTCGATCCCCTGCCAGTAGAGGTGCGACGGGTCGAAGTTGGCGCCGATCCGCTCGTTCGTCGCCTCGCGCAGCGCGAGCATCCCGGTCGGCTCGTAGACGAGCATGTTCGGGTGCATCTCGATGGCGACGTCGACCCCGTGATGCTCGGCGTGCTGCGCGAGGTCCTCCCAGTACGGGATCGCGACCTCGTCCCACTGGTACTCGTGGGCGTCGGCGTGCTCGCTCGGCCACGGCGCCGTGACCCAGTTCGGCGTCGAGTCGCCGGGCGCGCCCGCGGGGAGTCCGGAGAAGCAGGTGACGGTGCCGACGCCCAGCAGGTCGGCCAGCTCGATCGCCTCCCGGAGCTCGCGGTCGGCCTCGGCCGCCCGCTCCTCGTCGGGATGGAGCGGGTTGTTGTGGGTCGCCAGCGCCGAGACCCGGAGGCCGTGCTCGTCGAGGAGCCCGAGCAGCTCCTCGCGCGCGCCCTCGTCTGCGAGGTGGGCCTCGCGGTCGACGTGGTCCTCGCCCGGCCACCCCCCGACGCCCAGTTCGACCGCGTTGACCCCGATGGAGTCGAGATACGCGGCCGCGTCCTCGATCGATTCACCGCCCAACGGAACGGTCAGTACGCCGATGTCCATGCGCGAAAATAGTACAACACCTCGAATAAATCTTCAGGTAGTGACGGTAGAGACGGGTCTGTGACCGAGTCCCGCTCCCGTTCCGGGCGGTTTCGGCCCCGTTTCGGCCCGACGCAAGGCCGCGAACCACATGAGGTTTTAACGGGTGGAACGCGTATGACGGACTATGGGAATCCTCTCGCGCGCCTCCTACGTCATCCGCTCGAAGGTGAACGCCCTCCTGAACCGGGCGGAGGATCCGACGGAGTCGCTCGACTACTCGTACGAACAGATGCGCGACGAGCTCCAGGACGTCAAACAGGGGATCGCCGACCTGACGACCCAGAAGAAGCGCCTGGAGATCCAGAAGCGCAAGCTCGAGGAGAACGTCGAGAAGCACAACCGACAGGCCCGCGAGGCGGTCCAGCAGGACCGCGACGACCTCGCGCGGAAGGCCCTCGAGAAGAAGAAGTCGAAGATGACCCAGATCGAGGAGCTGGAGGGGCAGATCGCGAAGCTGAACGACACCCAAGATCAGCTCGTCGAGAAGAAGAACAAGCTCCAGAACCGCATCGAGGAGTTCCGCACGAAGAAGGAGACGATGAAGGCCCGCTACGAGGCCGCGGAGGCGTCCTCTCGCGTCTCGGAGGCGATGACCGGCGTCGGCGACGAGATGGAGGACGTGAGCCGGTCGATCGAGCGCGCCGAGGAGCGCACCGAGGAGATGGAGGCGCGCGCGGAGGCGATGGACGAGCTGGAGGAGTCCGGCGCCTTCGAGGACGCGCTCTCCGACAAGGACAGCATCGACCGCGAGCTGGAGAGCCTCTCGACGGACAGCGAGGTCGACGCCGAGCTGGAGACGCTCAAGGGCGAGCTCGGGAAGGGCGAACCCGCGAGCGACGACGCCGACGCCAGCACCGACGAGGAGATCGACGCGGAGCTCGCCGACATCGAGAGCGAGATGGACGAGGAGGACCTCGAGGCCGACCTCGATGGTGACGCCGACGAGGAGGTTGACGTAGAGCTAGAGGAGTCCGAGGTCGACGCGGACGAGCCGCGGAACTGACGTCGCGTCTCCGCGTTCCAGTCCCCGATTTCGTTCCGCTTCCGTCTCTTACTCCGACAGCAGCCGCGCTCCGGTCCCCGCCCGTTCCTGCCCTCCGAGTCGGATCTCTCCGCCTTCCATTCCGGTCCCGTCGTACGGGTCCTCCGCGAGCAGCAGCGAGCCGTCGAGGTCGGCGTAATCGAGGAGCGGCGCGAGCTGCGCGGCCGCCGCGATCGACGCGTTCGACTCGATCATGCAGCCGCACATCACTTCCAGCCCGTGGGCGCGCGCCGCGGCGATCATCCGCCGCGCCTCCGGCAGGCCGCCGGTCTTCATCAGCTTCAGGTTCGCGATGTCGCAGCGGTCGGCGACCGCGGGGACGTCTTCGAGCGTCACGCACGACTCGTCGGCGGCGATCGGGAGCGCGGAGCGCTCGTAGACGAACCGGAGGCCCTCGGGGTCCTCGGCGGGCACCGGCTGCTCGACGAACTCCACGTCGCGGCCGGCGAGCCACTCGCTCTTCTCGACCGCTTCGCGGGGGGTCCACGCCTCGTTCGCGTCGACGCGGAGCCGGGCGTCGGGAGCGGCCTCCCGCACCGCGTCGATCAGCTCGCGGTCCCGGTCGGTCCCGAGCTTGATCTTGAGGATCGGGTAGCCGGCGTCGACCGCCGCCGCGGCCTTCTCGCGCACGCGCTCCGTCTCGTCGAGCCCGATCGTGTAGGAGGTCGCCGGCGCGGTCGACGGGTCGAGGCCCCACAGCCGATACAGCGGGACGCCGAGCCGCTTCGCGGCGAGGTCGTGGACGGCGATCGAGACGGCGGCCCGGGCGGCCGGGTTGTCGCCGATCGCGGCCGCCATCTCCGACTCGATCTCGCGGATCGCGTGCGGATCATCGACCGCCTCGACGACCGCGAGGAGGTCCGGGAGCACCGCTTCGACGGTGGCGGCCGTCTCGCCGTAGTGGGCCGCGGGGGCGGCCCCGCCGACGCCGGTCATCCCGGCGTCGTCCGCGATCCGGACGATCACGTTCTCGGCCTCGGTCTGCGTGCCGCGCGAGATCGTGAACGGGTCCTCGAGGGGGAGCGAGACCCGCTCGAACTCGGTCTCGAGGCTCATTCGTCGCCGGTCTCCCCGTCGGCGGCCGCGATCTCTCCGCCGAGCCCGGCCGCGACGATCCCGTCGACGATCGCGTCGGCGCCGTCCCTGACGGGGTCGGCGGCTGGCACCCCGACCTCCGCCGCGAATCCGGCGACGGCGTCGGCGGCCGCGCCGTCGTCGGCGACGTCCTTCGTGTTGAGCGCGCCGGCGACGACGCTCGCCTCGCGGACGGGGGCCGCGAGCCCCTCGTAGAGGCCGATGTAGTCGGCGAGCGGCGGGAGCGAGAAGGATTCGTAGCCGTGAATCGCCTCGCGACCCGCCGCGTGACAGAGGACGAGCCCGTCCGCCATCGAGCCGTGGAGGATACCGCAGGTGACCGCCGAGTAGGCGGGGTGAATGATGCTCCCCTGTCCCTCGACGACGAGGAGGTCGTGGTCGTCGCCGATCTCGACGAGCATGTCCTCGACCGCGCCGGCCGTGAAGTCGGAGACGACGCGGTCGATCGGGTTCCCCCAGCCGGCGATCATGATCCCGGTTTGCCCGGTCGGGACGAACGCCGCGTCGATCCCGCGCTCGCGGGCGGCGGCGACGATCTCCAGCGAGGCGGTCATCTTCCCGACCGAGCAGTCGGTGCCGACCGTACACACCACGTCGGCGTCGACGTCGCCCGAGGCGCCCGTCGCCACCGTCAGGTCGTCGTCGGGCTCGCGCACGTCGACGAGGTCGACGCCGTGCTCGGCGGCCAGCGCGGCGAGCTCCTCGTCCTCGTTGAGGAAGTAGTGGAGCCCGCTCACGACGT comes from the Halorubrum depositum genome and includes:
- a CDS encoding YIP1 family protein, with translation MTHWTEDPVGGRARGPRGLARAWVEALVRPRRLFANGVAPGDQAPALTFAVAVAGAFALGWMVADPAAVPGVVASVPVSAFVAFLVVIALAAPVGLHLTAAVATVSVILASVEIDGGLSLRDRGGVSETVQVVAYASSPMALAGPPVPALRIACGAYAAALLLIGFRVVHGTSWPRTLVAAIPPALLGYGVGYRVIASARTLFA
- a CDS encoding type IV pilin is translated as MRAFRSDERGFTPIAGTGLLVGVVVLLLAIVGAAMFGLIDGVAPPDAEFQVERDGGDLVVVAAGPEPVPAEELYVRGEDPDGEVEFGAWPGDGVVEPGDRVVVPNATGNEQFDVVWEPVAFDTRETLGSYDGEDSAISEWAEEGGAGADPLGGGGGGF
- a CDS encoding Gfo/Idh/MocA family protein, encoding MTREPLKIGVLGYRFMGKAHANALARLPMFFPDAPAVERHTLVGRDEEALAEAAERFGFAHTATDWEDALDEVDVFYNLGPNHVHAEPSIAALEAGVPVLCEKPLAPTLDEAAAMRDAAADADVPAGTAFNYRFVPAIRYAKGLIEDGELGEIRQIRGRYLQDWLADPDAPWAWRMDSEMAGSGALGDLGAHTIDLADFLVGDEVGGIDRLSGHLKTFVDERPVYEDGEGGNDGGERDVAEYRDVTVDDAYSAQVAYESGAIGTFEASRFATGHKNDHAVEVHGSKGSLKFSLERLNELEVLREGDRGYQTVLVTDETDPYVDRWWPPGHVIGWEHTFVHENYEFLSAVAEGGEFSPSFAEGYEVQKTLDAIERSDERGEWVSVE
- a CDS encoding sugar phosphate isomerase/epimerase family protein — encoded protein: MDIGVLTVPLGGESIEDAAAYLDSIGVNAVELGVGGWPGEDHVDREAHLADEGAREELLGLLDEHGLRVSALATHNNPLHPDEERAAEADRELREAIELADLLGVGTVTCFSGLPAGAPGDSTPNWVTAPWPSEHADAHEYQWDEVAIPYWEDLAQHAEHHGVDVAIEMHPNMLVYEPTGMLALREATNERIGANFDPSHLYWQGIDVTEAIRFLGDHDAIHHFHAKDTKVYDSMARVKGVLDTTSYTEEPDRSWLFRSIGYGHDEGHWKDVVSTLRMVGYEGALSIEHEDSLTSSREGLEKAVDVLDRAVFETRPGDAYWAE
- a CDS encoding PspA/IM30 family protein; this translates as MGILSRASYVIRSKVNALLNRAEDPTESLDYSYEQMRDELQDVKQGIADLTTQKKRLEIQKRKLEENVEKHNRQAREAVQQDRDDLARKALEKKKSKMTQIEELEGQIAKLNDTQDQLVEKKNKLQNRIEEFRTKKETMKARYEAAEASSRVSEAMTGVGDEMEDVSRSIERAEERTEEMEARAEAMDELEESGAFEDALSDKDSIDRELESLSTDSEVDAELETLKGELGKGEPASDDADASTDEEIDAELADIESEMDEEDLEADLDGDADEEVDVELEESEVDADEPRN
- a CDS encoding dipeptide epimerase, producing MSLETEFERVSLPLEDPFTISRGTQTEAENVIVRIADDAGMTGVGGAAPAAHYGETAATVEAVLPDLLAVVEAVDDPHAIREIESEMAAAIGDNPAARAAVSIAVHDLAAKRLGVPLYRLWGLDPSTAPATSYTIGLDETERVREKAAAAVDAGYPILKIKLGTDRDRELIDAVREAAPDARLRVDANEAWTPREAVEKSEWLAGRDVEFVEQPVPAEDPEGLRFVYERSALPIAADESCVTLEDVPAVADRCDIANLKLMKTGGLPEARRMIAAARAHGLEVMCGCMIESNASIAAAAQLAPLLDYADLDGSLLLAEDPYDGTGMEGGEIRLGGQERAGTGARLLSE
- a CDS encoding DUF1611 domain-containing protein yields the protein MSDERIVILAHEKFPDRAKTALGVMRYGDQDVRAVLDRDRAGDRVADHAPDLADAPIVESFDEAYAAADGDVDALYIGIAPIGGGFDESWRGDVEAAIEAGCDVVSGLHYFLNEDEELAALAAEHGVDLVDVREPDDDLTVATGASGDVDADVVCTVGTDCSVGKMTASLEIVAAARERGIDAAFVPTGQTGIMIAGWGNPIDRVVSDFTAGAVEDMLVEIGDDHDLLVVEGQGSIIHPAYSAVTCGILHGSMADGLVLCHAAGREAIHGYESFSLPPLADYIGLYEGLAAPVREASVVAGALNTKDVADDGAAADAVAGFAAEVGVPAADPVRDGADAIVDGIVAAGLGGEIAAADGETGDE